In one Achromobacter spanius genomic region, the following are encoded:
- a CDS encoding RlmE family RNA methyltransferase, which yields MAKNKFSKDWIHQHINDPYVKLAQQKGYRARAAFKLIEILDTEKLMRRGDLVIDLGSAPGSWSQVARERLAGPGGVVDGRIIALDLLPMDPVAGVEFIQGDFRDDDVLKQLEDMVGSRAVDLVISDMAPNLSGVGSADSARIQHVCELAMEFSRAHLKPNGALIVKAFHGSGFSQIVQSFKQHFKRVVERKPKASRDKSSETFLVARDLK from the coding sequence ATGGCCAAGAATAAATTCTCTAAAGACTGGATTCACCAGCACATCAACGATCCCTATGTGAAGCTGGCGCAACAGAAGGGCTATCGCGCCCGCGCCGCCTTCAAGCTGATCGAGATTCTGGACACCGAAAAGCTGATGCGCCGGGGCGACCTGGTCATCGATCTGGGGTCGGCGCCCGGCAGTTGGTCGCAAGTGGCGCGCGAGCGGCTGGCGGGGCCGGGCGGTGTCGTGGACGGACGTATCATTGCGCTGGACCTGCTTCCGATGGATCCGGTGGCCGGGGTGGAATTCATCCAGGGCGACTTCCGCGACGATGACGTTCTGAAACAATTGGAAGACATGGTCGGATCTCGTGCCGTGGATCTTGTAATCTCGGATATGGCCCCCAACTTGTCAGGCGTGGGTAGCGCCGACTCCGCGCGCATTCAGCATGTGTGCGAGCTGGCGATGGAATTTTCCCGCGCTCACCTAAAGCCCAATGGGGCGCTGATCGTCAAGGCCTTTCACGGCAGCGGCTTTTCGCAGATCGTGCAGTCCTTCAAACAGCACTTCAAGCGGGTGGTCGAGCGCAAGCCGAAGGCGTCACGGGATAAATCCTCTGAAACCTTTCTGGTTGCCCGCGATCTGAAGTAA
- a CDS encoding YhbY family RNA-binding protein, giving the protein MPILELTSRERSDLRSAAHPLRPVVLIGDNGLTEAVLKEIDLALASHGLIKVRAGGDDREARETMLSTICDTLSCAPVHHLGKTLILFRPLAGNIKPAALAAMEPEAPAKRRASEPYTPKKLAAEGKTLAKRPRRSESEEPKPAKARFVPQDQLNKNGKPMRPSSKRATASGHGIPRRAGSALSLRAGARSGTSRKTSKR; this is encoded by the coding sequence ATGCCTATATTAGAACTTACCTCTCGTGAGCGCAGCGACCTTCGCTCCGCCGCTCACCCTCTGCGCCCCGTCGTCCTGATTGGCGACAATGGCCTGACCGAAGCCGTGCTCAAGGAAATCGACTTGGCACTGGCTTCCCACGGCCTCATCAAGGTGCGCGCCGGCGGCGATGACCGCGAGGCCCGCGAGACCATGTTGTCGACCATCTGCGACACCCTGTCCTGCGCCCCGGTGCACCATTTGGGCAAGACCCTGATTCTTTTCCGCCCGCTGGCCGGCAACATCAAGCCCGCCGCCCTGGCAGCGATGGAGCCCGAGGCTCCCGCCAAGCGCCGTGCTTCCGAGCCGTACACGCCGAAGAAGCTGGCCGCCGAAGGCAAGACCCTGGCCAAGCGTCCGCGCCGCAGCGAGTCCGAAGAGCCCAAGCCGGCCAAGGCGCGTTTCGTGCCGCAAGACCAACTGAACAAGAACGGCAAGCCGATGCGCCCCAGCAGCAAGCGGGCCACCGCCAGCGGCCACGGCATTCCTCGCCGCGCCGGCAGCGCGCTGAGCCTGCGGGCCGGAGCCCGCAGCGGCACCAGCCGCAAGACGTCGAAAAGGTAA
- the greA gene encoding transcription elongation factor GreA: MSAIPLTVRGAERLQEELQRLKTVERPAVINAIAEARAQGDLSENAEYDAARERQGFIEGRIAELEGTLSNAHLIDPTSLDAEGRAVFGATVDIEDLDSGDRVTYQIVGDVEADIKANLISVSSPVARALIGKSEGDVVEVKAPAGVREYEVLGVRYI; the protein is encoded by the coding sequence ATGTCTGCCATTCCTTTGACCGTGCGCGGGGCCGAGCGCTTGCAAGAAGAGCTCCAGCGGCTGAAAACCGTGGAACGCCCTGCCGTTATCAATGCCATCGCCGAAGCGCGAGCACAGGGTGATCTGTCGGAAAACGCCGAATATGACGCTGCTCGCGAGCGCCAAGGCTTTATCGAAGGCCGGATTGCCGAACTTGAAGGCACGCTTTCCAATGCCCACCTGATCGACCCCACTTCTTTGGATGCCGAAGGCCGTGCCGTATTTGGTGCAACCGTCGACATTGAAGACCTGGATTCCGGTGACCGCGTCACGTACCAGATCGTGGGCGACGTCGAAGCCGACATCAAGGCCAACCTGATTTCCGTCTCCAGCCCGGTGGCGCGCGCGCTGATCGGCAAGAGCGAAGGCGACGTGGTCGAGGTCAAGGCCCCGGCTGGCGTTCGTGAATACGAAGTTCTGGGCGTGCGTTACATCTAA
- a CDS encoding solute carrier family 23 protein, whose product MSNSYFPRWRLADDAEPGVIIAPDERLSWPKNVAMGAQHVVAMFGSTVLAPLLMGFDPNVAILMSGIGTLIFFLFVGGRVPSYLGSSFAFIGGVIAVTGYAGGGANANIGVALGAIIACGLAYTLIGVIVWIANARSGSGANWIDALMPPVVTGAVVAVIGLNLAPIAAKGAMGASGFDTFMALVTIVCVGGIAVYTKGMVQRLLILVGLILACVVYAVLANGMGLGKPIDFSGVATAAWIGLPHFAAPVFKAEAMGLIVPVAIILVAENLGHVKAVSAMTGRDLDRYLGRAFVGDGVATMVSGAVGGTGVTTYAENIGVMAVTRIYSTLVFVVAALIAIVLGFSPKFGALIQTIPGPVLGGMSVVVFGLIAIAGARIWVVNQVDFSDNRNLIVAAVTLVMGAGDFTIKIGDFMLGGIGTATFGAIILYALLRRRKPVSA is encoded by the coding sequence ATGTCGAATTCGTACTTTCCGCGTTGGCGCCTGGCGGACGATGCCGAACCCGGCGTCATCATCGCGCCTGATGAAAGGCTGTCCTGGCCCAAGAACGTGGCCATGGGCGCGCAACACGTGGTCGCCATGTTCGGCTCGACGGTGCTGGCGCCGCTGCTGATGGGCTTCGATCCCAACGTGGCGATCCTCATGTCCGGTATCGGCACATTGATCTTCTTCCTGTTCGTCGGCGGCCGGGTGCCCAGCTACCTGGGGTCCAGCTTCGCCTTCATTGGCGGCGTGATCGCGGTGACCGGCTACGCGGGGGGCGGGGCAAACGCCAATATCGGCGTGGCGCTGGGCGCCATCATCGCCTGCGGCCTGGCCTACACCTTGATCGGCGTGATCGTGTGGATTGCCAACGCCCGGTCGGGCAGCGGCGCCAACTGGATCGACGCGCTGATGCCGCCGGTCGTTACGGGCGCGGTGGTGGCGGTCATCGGCCTGAACCTGGCGCCCATCGCGGCCAAGGGCGCCATGGGCGCGTCGGGCTTCGACACCTTCATGGCGCTGGTCACGATCGTCTGCGTCGGCGGCATCGCCGTCTACACGAAAGGCATGGTCCAACGCCTGCTGATCCTGGTCGGCCTGATCCTGGCCTGCGTGGTGTACGCGGTGCTGGCCAATGGCATGGGGCTGGGCAAGCCCATCGATTTTTCGGGCGTGGCCACCGCCGCCTGGATCGGCCTGCCGCATTTCGCGGCACCCGTCTTCAAGGCCGAAGCCATGGGCTTGATCGTGCCGGTCGCCATCATCCTGGTCGCGGAAAACCTGGGCCACGTGAAGGCGGTCAGCGCCATGACGGGCCGTGACCTGGACCGCTACCTGGGTCGCGCCTTTGTTGGCGACGGCGTGGCGACCATGGTGTCGGGCGCGGTGGGCGGCACGGGCGTTACCACCTACGCCGAGAACATCGGCGTGATGGCCGTGACGCGCATCTATTCCACGCTGGTCTTCGTGGTGGCCGCGCTGATCGCCATCGTGTTGGGCTTTTCGCCCAAGTTCGGCGCGCTGATCCAGACGATTCCCGGGCCGGTGCTGGGCGGCATGTCGGTGGTGGTGTTCGGTTTGATCGCCATTGCGGGCGCTCGGATCTGGGTGGTCAACCAGGTCGACTTCAGCGACAACCGCAACCTGATCGTGGCCGCAGTCACCTTGGTGATGGGGGCGGGCGACTTCACCATCAAGATCGGCGACTTCATGCTGGGCGGCATTGGTACGGCTACGTTCGGGGCCATTATCTTGTATGCCTTGCTGCGCCGCAGGAAGCCTGTTTCGGCATAA
- a CDS encoding FlxA-like family protein, translating into MAINSIGGTSRIGSLAELWAQKIQANKEAKESAGAEATTVAPDGKIRVNNAGAMGIGGAKATEETDNDDEFTRQIKMLQKQLKRIMDQIAKVQASGMSDEMKAQQLQSLNAQAMQIQGQIQQVLIQQAKAAMANGVSATA; encoded by the coding sequence ATGGCTATCAATTCCATCGGCGGCACATCCCGAATCGGCAGCTTGGCCGAACTGTGGGCGCAGAAGATTCAGGCCAACAAAGAAGCGAAGGAATCCGCCGGTGCGGAGGCGACGACCGTTGCACCCGACGGCAAGATCCGCGTCAACAACGCCGGGGCGATGGGCATTGGCGGCGCCAAGGCCACTGAAGAGACCGACAACGACGACGAGTTCACCCGCCAGATCAAAATGCTGCAAAAGCAGCTCAAGCGCATCATGGACCAGATTGCCAAGGTGCAGGCCAGCGGCATGTCGGACGAGATGAAGGCGCAGCAGTTGCAGTCGCTGAACGCCCAGGCCATGCAGATTCAAGGCCAGATCCAGCAGGTATTGATCCAGCAGGCCAAGGCGGCCATGGCCAACGGCGTGTCCGCCACGGCATAA
- a CDS encoding ABC transporter substrate-binding protein encodes MHAMRTAFAGALLAVCSAPALAGTVTVITSFPKDLTQAYKTAFEKANPGITLEILNKNTVSGIAYVRETPAGQRPEVFWASAPDAFEVLGRDKLLAKSSDVANKNVPDKIGNYPINDPSGMYLGQALAGYGIVYNTRYIAAHKLAAPVEWKDLLSPKWFGHVGITSPSRSGTMHLTVETILQGEGWDDGWNTLLRMSGNASAITERSFGVPDGVNNGQFGAGPVIDFFGLSSKYSKFPVEFVYPSETAIVPANIALIDGAKNTEEGKKFIAFTLSQAGQELLLQPKISRLPVLPYSALAGKIPAGYPDPAEIAKRSKVQFNADLSQSRYYVVQSLYDQTITFRLKELQAATKAIYDAEAKLGDKANSGRAAELLGQARKLAWAPLIDGKKAADPAFLAVFAGNKKDASVNQQITQLEGEWNGRARANYEEAVKLAKEAAAL; translated from the coding sequence ATGCATGCAATGCGCACAGCCTTTGCAGGAGCCCTGCTGGCCGTTTGTTCGGCCCCTGCCCTGGCCGGCACCGTCACGGTGATCACGTCGTTCCCGAAAGACCTGACCCAGGCCTACAAGACCGCGTTCGAAAAGGCCAACCCCGGCATCACGCTGGAAATCCTGAACAAGAACACCGTGTCTGGCATTGCATACGTGCGTGAAACGCCTGCGGGCCAACGCCCCGAGGTCTTCTGGGCCAGCGCGCCCGACGCCTTCGAAGTGCTGGGCCGCGACAAGTTGCTGGCCAAGTCGTCTGACGTGGCGAACAAGAATGTGCCGGACAAGATCGGCAACTACCCCATCAACGACCCGTCCGGCATGTACCTGGGCCAGGCGCTGGCGGGCTACGGCATCGTCTACAACACGCGCTATATTGCCGCGCACAAGCTTGCCGCACCGGTGGAATGGAAGGACCTGCTGTCGCCGAAGTGGTTCGGGCATGTCGGCATCACCTCGCCATCGCGTTCGGGAACGATGCACCTGACGGTGGAAACCATTTTGCAAGGCGAAGGCTGGGATGACGGCTGGAACACCCTGCTGCGCATGTCGGGCAACGCCAGCGCCATTACTGAACGGTCTTTCGGCGTGCCCGACGGCGTGAACAACGGCCAGTTCGGCGCCGGCCCGGTCATCGACTTCTTTGGCCTGTCCAGCAAGTATTCCAAGTTCCCGGTGGAATTCGTCTACCCCTCCGAGACGGCCATCGTGCCGGCCAATATTGCGCTGATCGACGGCGCGAAGAACACCGAGGAAGGCAAGAAGTTCATTGCCTTCACGCTTAGCCAGGCTGGCCAGGAACTGCTGCTGCAACCCAAGATCTCGCGCCTGCCGGTGTTGCCGTACTCTGCCCTGGCCGGCAAGATTCCGGCGGGCTACCCGGACCCCGCCGAGATCGCCAAGCGCAGCAAGGTGCAGTTCAATGCCGACCTGTCGCAAAGCCGCTACTACGTTGTGCAATCGCTGTACGACCAGACCATCACATTCCGCCTGAAGGAATTGCAGGCTGCCACCAAGGCGATCTACGACGCCGAGGCCAAGCTGGGCGACAAAGCCAATAGCGGGCGCGCCGCCGAGCTGCTGGGACAAGCGCGCAAGCTGGCGTGGGCGCCGCTTATCGATGGCAAGAAGGCCGCCGACCCGGCATTCCTGGCGGTCTTCGCGGGCAACAAGAAAGACGCCTCGGTGAACCAACAGATCACCCAGCTGGAAGGCGAGTGGAACGGCCGAGCACGGGCGAACTATGAAGAAGCCGTGAAGTTGGCCAAAGAGGCCGCGGCGCTCTAA